The Saprospiraceae bacterium genome includes a window with the following:
- a CDS encoding oxaloacetate decarboxylase, whose amino-acid sequence MRREIKLALMYRDMWQSAGKYMPRMDQLVRVAEPIIQMGCFERVETNGGGFEQINLLYGENPNVAVRKWTQPFNDAGIQTQMLERGLNGLRMNPVPKDVRRLMFKLKKLQGTDISRSFDGLNNPENLALSFQYAKEGGMIAQGALSMTVSPLHTIEYFIDLADKFIALGAEEICLKDMAGIARPASVGKIVKGIREKYPNIIIQYHGHSTPGFSVASALESARNGADIIDAGMEPLSWGTGHADLLTIHAMLKDAGFAVRDINMKAYMQVRTLTQEFIDDFLGYYISPKNREMNSLLIGPGLPGGMMGSLMSDLTKNLDSLNAWKIKNNQSPLTQDELLIKLFDEVEYVWPKMGYPPLVTPFSQYVKNVALMNVIQMEKGKSRWSMLDENTWNMLLGQQGQLYGPLDTEIIELAKSQRKTFFTGNPQDLYPDQLDMYRQKMTDKGWDPGQDDEELFEYAMHPTQYEAYKSGDAKEKFEADLMIRRIKPISSIPTASTSQILPQILNVEVKGEKYEVKISYPDGASTTSNIVPNEKVQNENGAYYITSPLEGKFFLTKDAGEVGIKIGDSIRKGDTVAYVEAMKVINAITSDQSGTVAEILVTKGRDVEEDQNLIKLI is encoded by the coding sequence ATGAGAAGAGAAATCAAGCTGGCTCTGATGTATCGGGACATGTGGCAATCTGCTGGAAAATATATGCCGCGAATGGATCAGTTGGTCAGAGTTGCAGAACCTATCATCCAAATGGGTTGTTTTGAAAGAGTTGAAACCAATGGCGGAGGTTTTGAACAAATCAATTTATTATATGGTGAAAACCCAAATGTCGCGGTACGGAAATGGACTCAACCATTCAACGATGCAGGGATTCAAACTCAAATGCTTGAAAGAGGACTGAATGGCTTGAGAATGAACCCTGTGCCTAAAGATGTGCGGCGGCTTATGTTCAAATTGAAGAAGCTCCAGGGAACCGACATTTCAAGATCATTTGATGGCTTAAACAATCCTGAAAATCTGGCACTGTCTTTCCAGTACGCAAAAGAGGGAGGCATGATTGCTCAGGGTGCCCTGAGTATGACAGTATCTCCACTGCATACCATTGAATATTTTATAGACCTTGCTGACAAATTCATTGCACTCGGAGCTGAAGAGATATGTCTCAAAGATATGGCGGGCATTGCCAGGCCGGCATCAGTTGGCAAAATCGTCAAAGGAATCAGAGAGAAATACCCCAACATCATTATTCAATATCATGGTCATTCAACACCTGGATTTTCCGTGGCTTCTGCACTGGAATCCGCCAGAAATGGTGCTGATATCATTGATGCAGGTATGGAACCACTATCCTGGGGTACCGGACATGCCGATCTGCTTACGATACATGCAATGCTCAAAGATGCGGGTTTTGCGGTCAGAGATATCAATATGAAAGCTTATATGCAGGTGCGCACACTCACGCAGGAATTTATTGATGATTTTCTGGGATACTACATCAGTCCCAAAAACAGAGAAATGAATTCACTTCTAATCGGCCCTGGTCTGCCTGGTGGCATGATGGGTAGTCTTATGTCTGACCTGACCAAAAATCTGGACAGTCTTAATGCCTGGAAAATTAAAAATAATCAATCCCCACTTACCCAGGACGAATTACTCATAAAGCTTTTTGATGAAGTAGAATATGTGTGGCCCAAAATGGGATATCCGCCACTGGTTACACCTTTCAGTCAATATGTAAAAAACGTAGCATTGATGAATGTCATCCAAATGGAAAAAGGCAAATCCCGCTGGTCGATGCTGGATGAAAATACGTGGAATATGTTGCTGGGACAGCAAGGACAACTATATGGTCCACTTGATACAGAAATAATAGAATTGGCTAAAAGTCAAAGAAAGACTTTTTTTACTGGCAATCCGCAGGATTTGTACCCTGATCAACTGGATATGTACCGGCAAAAAATGACAGATAAAGGCTGGGATCCCGGACAAGATGATGAGGAGCTATTTGAATATGCTATGCATCCCACACAATATGAAGCTTATAAATCGGGTGATGCTAAAGAAAAATTTGAAGCAGACTTGATGATAAGAAGAATTAAACCAATATCATCAATTCCTACAGCTTCTACATCTCAGATATTACCCCAAATCTTAAATGTCGAAGTCAAAGGAGAAAAATATGAAGTAAAAATATCCTATCCTGATGGTGCATCTACAACAAGTAATATAGTACCAAATGAAAAAGTTCAAAATGAAAATGGGGCATACTACATTACTTCACCACTTGAAGGTAAGTTCTTCCTCACTAAAGATGCGGGAGAAGTAGGTATTAAAATTGGTGACTCAATTAGAAAAGGAGATACGGTAGCGTATGTAGAAGCGATGAAAGTAATCAATGCCATCACGTCAGATCAGTCAGGAACTGTGGCCGAGATATTGGTGACAAAAGGAAGAGACGTAGAAGAGGACCAAAACCTGATAAAACTGATCTGA
- a CDS encoding DNA/RNA non-specific endonuclease, whose protein sequence is MANLRRNHARQGQGLQTTFRLVIFVFVAIGALVGGYLYLKKYGNEYFETEKFAESDHFDRTFLPSASGQVIHHTYYTMSYNEKNEQAQWVAYIMDRKMLNVPNLARYNYFDPDYKVTTRSAFHRDYNSSGYTRGHLVPAGDMAFDTLAMRETFLMSNISPQLRAFNNGIWKELEENVRDWTYKAERLYIISGPVFSGPRKTIGRENKITVPDAFFKVLLDYTDPERKAIAFIIPHEMSEKRLQEFMVSVDEVERATGIDFFNEMINDVEEEKLESQLDKTKWNVSDKRFQLRITKWNYE, encoded by the coding sequence ATGGCTAATTTGAGAAGAAATCATGCCAGACAAGGACAAGGTCTGCAGACCACTTTCAGGCTTGTGATTTTTGTCTTTGTTGCTATAGGAGCTTTAGTGGGTGGCTACCTTTACCTAAAAAAGTATGGGAACGAATACTTCGAAACTGAAAAATTTGCTGAGTCTGATCATTTTGATAGAACATTTCTTCCTTCCGCCAGTGGTCAAGTGATTCATCACACCTATTACACGATGTCTTACAATGAGAAAAACGAACAAGCTCAATGGGTAGCATATATCATGGATCGAAAAATGCTCAATGTACCTAACCTTGCGCGGTATAATTATTTCGATCCTGACTATAAAGTGACCACAAGATCTGCTTTTCATCGGGATTACAACAGCTCCGGATACACCAGGGGTCATTTAGTTCCCGCTGGTGATATGGCTTTTGATACTTTGGCCATGCGTGAAACCTTCCTGATGAGCAATATTTCACCACAATTGAGAGCATTCAATAATGGTATATGGAAAGAACTTGAAGAAAATGTCAGAGACTGGACCTATAAGGCTGAAAGGCTTTACATTATTTCAGGGCCAGTTTTTTCTGGACCGCGCAAAACCATAGGGCGCGAAAACAAGATAACTGTACCTGATGCTTTTTTTAAAGTATTGCTGGATTATACTGACCCCGAAAGAAAAGCTATAGCTTTCATCATCCCACACGAAATGTCCGAAAAGAGACTTCAGGAATTTATGGTTTCGGTAGATGAAGTGGAAAGAGCAACAGGTATTGACTTTTTTAACGAAATGATCAATGATGTCGAAGAAGAAAAACTGGAATCTCAACTCGACAAAACCAAATGGAATGTAAGCGATAAGAGGTTCCAATTGCGCATCACAAAGTGGAATTATGAGTAA
- a CDS encoding HAD family phosphatase, which yields MSNFSKVKNVVFDFGGVLLNIDYDLTYYALSKILQVDFHPDNLPENVVKIFNEFETGAVNKETFIWNIQRLANKDVPQGKEIIDAWNAMLIGWDSSIFDLLLALRKKYKVYLLSNTNEIHLDWVYSDLEKNHGISDFDVRFFDKTFYSHLIGFRKPDVAVYNYITHDAPIKPKETIFIDDILRNIQGAQSAGWRGYHHHPDDDLGFVLREKLKLNF from the coding sequence ATGAGTAATTTTTCAAAGGTTAAAAATGTAGTTTTTGATTTTGGTGGGGTCTTGCTAAATATAGATTATGACCTTACTTATTATGCATTGAGCAAAATCCTTCAAGTTGACTTCCATCCTGATAATCTTCCGGAAAATGTTGTAAAGATTTTTAACGAATTTGAAACAGGAGCAGTAAATAAAGAAACGTTCATATGGAATATCCAGCGTCTTGCAAATAAAGATGTACCGCAAGGCAAAGAAATTATTGATGCATGGAATGCTATGTTGATAGGCTGGGATTCTTCCATTTTTGACCTTTTGCTGGCTCTTAGAAAAAAATATAAAGTGTACCTACTGAGTAATACCAATGAGATTCACCTCGATTGGGTCTATTCTGATCTTGAAAAAAATCATGGTATTTCAGATTTTGATGTTCGTTTTTTTGACAAAACATTTTATTCGCATCTGATAGGATTCAGAAAACCTGATGTGGCAGTATATAATTACATCACCCATGATGCACCTATAAAACCCAAAGAGACAATTTTTATCGATGACATACTGCGAAATATTCAAGGTGCACAATCTGCAGGTTGGAGAGGATACCACCATCATCCTGATGACGATCTCGGTTTCGTATTAAGAGAAAAATTAAAACTGAATTTTTAG
- the lpxD gene encoding UDP-3-O-(3-hydroxymyristoyl)glucosamine N-acyltransferase produces MEYSAVQIASWVDGEIEGDASVSIFSPSKIEDANKGTITFLGNKKYTEYIYNTSASIVLVDKAFVAEKTIKPTLIRVDNVYASLAILMEKFNSSMSIHKGISNLASIASGAMIGEDTCIDDFVIVKPYVKIGKNTKIFGQVFIGDGAEIGDNVVLYPGVKIYHNCIVGNNCIIHANVVIGSDGFGFARNDTGGFEKIPQTGNVILEDNVEIGSNTVIDRASIGSTIIKKGAKLDNLIQVAHNVTVGHHTVIAAQTGISGSTQIGDGCMIGGQAGLAGHIKIAEGTLIQAQSGVASSTEKGAKLYGSPALDYQNYLKSYAYFKRLPEIIQQLREIQTKVDVLTQKNQ; encoded by the coding sequence ATGGAGTATTCAGCAGTTCAAATTGCAAGTTGGGTTGATGGTGAGATTGAAGGAGATGCATCAGTTTCAATATTTAGCCCTTCCAAAATAGAAGATGCGAATAAGGGAACTATTACTTTTTTAGGAAATAAAAAGTATACTGAATATATCTACAATACTTCCGCTTCCATAGTACTCGTCGATAAAGCATTTGTGGCTGAAAAAACAATAAAACCTACATTGATAAGAGTTGATAATGTATATGCTTCACTTGCTATTTTGATGGAAAAATTTAATTCTTCCATGTCGATTCATAAGGGTATTTCCAATTTGGCGTCAATTGCTTCTGGTGCAATGATAGGAGAAGATACCTGTATTGATGACTTTGTAATAGTCAAGCCTTATGTTAAAATTGGAAAAAATACAAAGATTTTTGGCCAGGTTTTTATCGGAGATGGTGCGGAGATTGGTGATAATGTAGTATTGTATCCGGGTGTAAAGATATATCATAATTGTATTGTTGGAAATAACTGTATCATCCATGCCAATGTTGTAATAGGAAGTGATGGCTTTGGTTTTGCCAGAAATGATACCGGTGGATTTGAAAAAATTCCACAAACCGGCAATGTAATACTGGAAGACAATGTTGAAATTGGTAGCAATACAGTGATTGACCGCGCATCAATAGGTTCGACCATAATAAAAAAAGGGGCAAAACTAGATAATCTTATCCAGGTGGCACATAATGTGACAGTGGGTCATCATACGGTAATAGCTGCCCAGACAGGGATTTCTGGAAGTACACAGATAGGTGACGGATGTATGATAGGAGGCCAGGCGGGACTGGCCGGGCATATAAAAATTGCTGAAGGTACTTTGATCCAGGCTCAATCAGGAGTAGCATCATCCACTGAAAAAGGCGCAAAACTATATGGTTCTCCTGCCTTAGATTATCAAAACTATCTAAAATCATATGCTTATTTCAAAAGACTACCTGAAATAATTCAACAACTCAGAGAAATTCAAACTAAAGTTGATGTATTGACACAAAAAAACCAATGA
- a CDS encoding bifunctional UDP-3-O-[3-hydroxymyristoyl] N-acetylglucosamine deacetylase/3-hydroxyacyl-ACP dehydratase, with protein sequence MRYKNILKKAIKFSGIGLHTGKLTDVTVSPSDIGTGIRFIRIDLDEQVEISADVAHVSTTNRGTTLISGQTTVSTIEHLLSALSGCDIEDATIEINGPEVPILDGSAIQYINALTQEGVLEKTESTKEVFIIDESFTFKDDETGAEYEVFPSDDLELTVILDFDDDTLGPLVAKLKGKKEFQTQIANSRTFAFLSEIEPLFDAGLIKGGDIENALVIIDKNLTDSEMKSLLKKLDKPDVSIQNGVISSTPMRHKNEPARHKLLDLLGDLALVGRDIQAKIIATKPGHTSNVKLARLLKSKYIEYRKNAGRPIYDPNKEPVMDTETVKGMLPHRYPFLLVDKVIELSQNHIVGLKNVTFNEGFFQGHFPGNPIFPGVLQMEALAQTGGLLALSLMEEKGVYDTYFLKMDNVKFKAKVVPGDTLILKMELMAPMRRGIVQMMGTAYVGKRLVSEGELTAQIIKRHNDQ encoded by the coding sequence ATGAGATACAAAAATATCCTTAAAAAAGCAATTAAATTTTCAGGCATAGGACTGCATACGGGAAAGCTTACAGATGTAACAGTATCTCCTTCAGATATTGGCACAGGCATCAGATTTATAAGAATAGATCTGGATGAACAGGTTGAGATAAGTGCCGATGTTGCTCACGTCAGCACCACCAACAGAGGTACAACATTAATATCAGGTCAAACCACAGTATCTACAATTGAACACTTACTGTCAGCACTGAGTGGTTGTGATATCGAAGATGCAACAATTGAAATTAATGGTCCTGAAGTCCCCATTCTTGATGGATCAGCTATTCAGTATATCAATGCATTAACACAAGAAGGTGTTTTAGAAAAGACTGAGAGTACCAAAGAAGTCTTTATCATAGATGAGTCTTTTACTTTTAAAGATGATGAAACAGGAGCAGAGTATGAAGTTTTCCCATCTGATGATTTGGAACTGACAGTCATACTGGATTTCGATGATGATACTTTAGGCCCTCTGGTAGCAAAACTTAAAGGAAAAAAGGAATTCCAAACTCAAATTGCAAATTCAAGAACTTTCGCCTTTTTGTCTGAAATAGAGCCGTTATTTGATGCAGGTCTCATCAAAGGTGGAGATATTGAAAATGCGCTGGTCATTATTGACAAAAATCTTACAGATAGTGAGATGAAATCATTACTGAAAAAACTTGATAAACCTGATGTTTCCATACAAAATGGTGTCATATCAAGTACTCCGATGCGTCATAAGAATGAACCAGCCAGACATAAACTGCTTGATTTACTGGGAGACCTTGCATTGGTGGGTCGAGATATTCAGGCAAAAATTATTGCAACAAAACCAGGGCACACGTCCAATGTAAAATTAGCCAGATTACTAAAATCCAAATATATAGAATATCGTAAAAATGCCGGCAGACCTATATATGATCCCAATAAAGAGCCGGTGATGGACACAGAGACAGTTAAGGGAATGCTGCCTCATCGGTACCCTTTTTTATTAGTGGACAAAGTCATAGAATTGTCTCAAAACCACATCGTAGGTTTGAAAAATGTTACTTTTAATGAGGGTTTCTTTCAAGGACATTTTCCGGGCAATCCTATATTTCCGGGTGTTCTGCAGATGGAAGCACTGGCTCAGACAGGAGGTTTGCTTGCTTTATCTCTGATGGAAGAAAAAGGAGTTTATGATACTTATTTTCTCAAAATGGATAATGTAAAATTTAAAGCAAAAGTAGTGCCCGGAGATACGCTGATCCTTAAAATGGAACTCATGGCACCTATGCGAAGAGGGATTGTCCAGATGATGGGGACGGCATACGTTGGTAAAAGATTGGTTTCAGAAGGAGAACTGACCGCTCAAATAATAAAAAGACATAATGATCAGTAA
- the lpxA gene encoding acyl-ACP--UDP-N-acetylglucosamine O-acyltransferase, with amino-acid sequence MISNLSYIHPSAKLGKNVEVEPFAFIGPNVEIGEDTWVGPHSTVFEGSFIGKNCKIFPGAVVGAIPQDLKFRGENSTLVIEDNVTVRECCTLNRGTEASMSTRIGKGSLLMAYVHIAHDCIVGKNCILANNVNLAGHIEIGDFVIVGGVSAVHQFVKIGNHAMIGGGSLVRKDVPPYVKAAREPLSYVGVNSIGLKRRGFTTEQINHIQDIYRILFVKGHNVKKAIDIIDATIPETNEKEYILQFLGQADRGLMKGFKQ; translated from the coding sequence ATGATCAGTAATTTAAGTTATATTCACCCTTCTGCCAAGTTGGGCAAAAATGTTGAAGTAGAACCCTTTGCATTTATTGGTCCTAATGTGGAGATTGGCGAAGATACGTGGGTCGGCCCGCACAGCACAGTTTTTGAAGGTTCTTTCATTGGAAAAAATTGTAAGATTTTTCCAGGTGCAGTAGTGGGAGCGATACCGCAGGATTTAAAATTTCGCGGAGAAAACTCAACTTTAGTTATTGAAGACAATGTCACAGTAAGAGAATGCTGCACTCTCAACAGGGGGACAGAAGCTAGTATGTCTACCAGAATAGGGAAGGGCTCCCTACTGATGGCTTACGTCCATATTGCGCATGATTGTATAGTGGGCAAAAATTGTATTCTTGCTAATAACGTAAATCTTGCAGGTCATATTGAAATCGGGGATTTTGTAATAGTAGGAGGAGTGAGTGCTGTTCATCAGTTTGTAAAAATTGGTAATCATGCTATGATCGGAGGAGGATCTTTGGTAAGAAAAGATGTGCCACCATATGTGAAAGCTGCACGTGAACCACTTAGTTACGTTGGAGTCAACTCCATCGGACTAAAAAGAAGAGGTTTTACAACGGAACAGATCAATCATATTCAGGATATTTACAGAATTTTATTTGTAAAAGGACATAACGTCAAAAAAGCTATTGATATCATTGATGCTACGATTCCTGAAACAAATGAAAAAGAATATATATTGCAGTTTTTGGGGCAAGCCGATCGTGGGCTGATGAAAGGATTCAAACAATAA
- a CDS encoding ABC transporter ATP-binding protein produces MDNITASNVSKRYGFQWIIKDFNAVFNQGKVYGIAGKNGSGKSTLIKILSGYLTPSKGNVSYHISDKKIVQDQAYVHITLAAPYTDLINEYTLKEMFLFHQKFKPLKENFSLARFEEEIQLSGQKDKLLGHFSSGMKQKIQLALSVFSDTSILLLDEPTSFLDANAKKWFLEILTKNKMDRIVIIASNDQYDLNLCDEIIEINNE; encoded by the coding sequence ATGGATAACATAACCGCTTCAAATGTATCCAAAAGATATGGTTTTCAGTGGATCATAAAGGATTTTAATGCAGTTTTTAATCAGGGTAAGGTTTATGGTATTGCAGGCAAAAATGGAAGTGGAAAATCTACACTCATAAAAATTCTTTCAGGATATCTTACGCCTTCCAAAGGAAATGTTTCATACCATATCAGTGATAAGAAAATAGTACAAGATCAGGCATATGTTCATATCACACTTGCTGCGCCTTACACTGATTTGATCAATGAATACACGTTGAAAGAGATGTTTTTATTCCATCAGAAATTTAAACCATTGAAAGAAAACTTTTCATTAGCAAGATTTGAAGAGGAAATCCAATTGTCCGGGCAAAAAGACAAATTGCTTGGTCATTTTTCTTCGGGAATGAAACAAAAAATACAGTTGGCATTGTCAGTGTTTTCTGATACATCAATACTATTACTGGATGAACCTACTTCTTTTCTTGATGCAAACGCAAAAAAATGGTTTCTGGAAATTTTAACCAAAAACAAAATGGATAGAATTGTTATCATCGCATCCAATGACCAGTATGACCTGAATTTATGCGACGAAATTATTGAGATCAATAACGAATAA
- a CDS encoding DUF1573 domain-containing protein produces MKTIKYFFFTLIVFMSYVGSAQTAKPAIKKQTATTQGTKAPIQIKGVHMTFDNENIKLGKLKKGDIKKFDYVFTNTGSDIIEIDIVSGCDCTTLDYPVGKILPGKKATINVIFDSAKKEGNEKSTDVDLYLKNINTKTGQRILKILKFEYEFVK; encoded by the coding sequence ATGAAAACCATAAAATATTTCTTTTTTACACTTATAGTTTTTATGTCTTACGTTGGTTCCGCGCAGACTGCAAAACCTGCTATCAAGAAACAAACTGCCACCACCCAAGGCACTAAAGCACCTATCCAAATAAAAGGAGTGCATATGACATTTGATAATGAAAATATAAAACTCGGCAAGCTAAAAAAAGGTGATATTAAGAAGTTTGATTATGTTTTCACCAATACAGGTTCAGATATTATTGAAATCGACATCGTTTCGGGATGTGATTGTACAACTTTGGATTATCCTGTCGGAAAAATTTTACCGGGCAAAAAAGCCACAATAAATGTAATTTTTGATAGTGCCAAAAAAGAAGGCAATGAGAAGAGTACAGATGTTGATTTGTACTTAAAAAATATAAACACCAAAACCGGTCAGCGTATATTAAAGATACTTAAATTTGAGTACGAGTTTGTCAAATAA
- a CDS encoding polyprenol monophosphomannose synthase, protein MESCLVIIPTYNEIENIHAVIDAVLSQSDDFSVLIVDDNSPDGTGEVVKSMLDKNPRVHLIQREGKLGLGTAYIAGFRYGLSHGFDYIFEMDADFSHNPKDLNRLLDCCKSGADIAIGSRYVKGGDIKNWSKERIALSYAASLYVRSVTWMPVHDPTAGFICYKNHVLASLDLDKIKFIGYTFQIEMKFYSWNKGFTLKEVPITFIDREKGKSKMHANIVSEAIKGVLKMRWRKMNGYYD, encoded by the coding sequence TTGGAAAGTTGCCTGGTTATCATCCCTACTTATAATGAAATTGAAAATATTCATGCCGTCATTGATGCTGTATTGAGTCAATCTGATGATTTTTCTGTTTTAATTGTAGATGACAATTCCCCTGATGGAACTGGAGAAGTTGTAAAATCCATGTTAGATAAAAATCCAAGAGTGCATTTAATTCAAAGGGAAGGCAAACTTGGTTTGGGTACCGCCTACATAGCAGGATTCAGGTACGGACTATCACATGGTTTTGATTATATATTTGAAATGGATGCTGATTTCAGTCATAATCCAAAGGACTTAAACAGGCTGTTGGATTGCTGCAAATCCGGTGCTGATATAGCTATAGGAAGCCGATATGTAAAAGGAGGGGATATCAAAAACTGGTCAAAAGAACGAATAGCATTATCATACGCTGCATCTTTGTATGTAAGGTCTGTGACATGGATGCCCGTGCATGATCCCACTGCAGGTTTTATCTGTTACAAAAATCATGTTTTAGCAAGCCTTGATCTCGACAAAATCAAATTTATAGGTTATACATTTCAGATAGAGATGAAGTTTTACTCCTGGAACAAAGGCTTTACTTTAAAAGAAGTACCAATTACATTTATTGACAGGGAGAAAGGAAAATCAAAAATGCACGCCAATATTGTGTCTGAAGCCATCAAAGGAGTACTTAAAATGAGGTGGAGAAAGATGAATGGGTATTACGATTAA